From Chloroflexota bacterium, the proteins below share one genomic window:
- a CDS encoding YraN family protein, whose translation MKRQDTGTLGEKMAAGFLKKQGYHILQANYRCPEGEVDIVARHKDCLVFVEVRAKRSSAFGSPEESITPVKMDKLRRVAANYRQTHDDIPDSWRIDVVAVEIDRRNRPLRIELIENAVGET comes from the coding sequence ATGAAGCGCCAGGACACGGGTACTCTGGGGGAAAAAATGGCGGCGGGGTTTCTAAAAAAGCAGGGTTATCATATCCTGCAAGCGAATTACCGCTGCCCGGAGGGAGAAGTCGATATCGTCGCCCGACACAAAGACTGTCTGGTTTTCGTTGAGGTGCGGGCAAAACGGAGTTCAGCATTCGGCAGCCCGGAAGAATCAATCACGCCGGTTAAAATGGATAAATTGCGCAGAGTAGCTGCGAACTACCGGCAGACACACGACGATATACCTGATTCCTGGCGCATTGATGTCGTTGCCGTGGAGATTGACCGGCGGAATCGGCCGCTGCGCATTGAGCTTATCGAAAATGCCGTTGGCGAAACGTGA
- a CDS encoding thiamine-phosphate pyrophosphorylase: MLELTHLEMEKLPKETLRIIDANVNRIGEGLRVLEDVGRLMLNSSDLSQRLKNLRHELVRIEPALDRQLIRARDAAGDVGRDLEVPGEEKQRDLLSTVVANSRRVQESLRVMEELAKLPGTVLDSEKYKQARFALYTIEKELVSELMRWDKAQNE, from the coding sequence GTGTTAGAATTAACCCACCTGGAAATGGAGAAATTACCCAAAGAAACACTGCGTATTATTGATGCCAATGTGAACCGCATTGGCGAGGGTCTGCGTGTCCTGGAGGACGTCGGCCGGCTGATGCTCAACAGCAGCGACCTGAGCCAGCGGCTGAAAAACCTGCGTCACGAGCTGGTAAGGATTGAGCCGGCGCTGGACAGGCAGCTCATTCGGGCACGGGACGCCGCCGGTGACGTGGGCCGGGACCTTGAGGTGCCGGGGGAGGAAAAGCAAAGGGACTTACTGTCCACCGTGGTTGCCAATTCGCGGCGGGTGCAGGAATCCCTGCGGGTTATGGAAGAACTGGCCAAACTGCCGGGCACGGTTCTGGATTCGGAAAAGTACAAGCAGGCACGTTTCGCACTCTACACCATAGAAAAGGAGTTGGTCTCCGAACTGATGCGCTGGGATAAAGCTCAAAATGAGTAA